Proteins found in one Pseudomonas mosselii genomic segment:
- a CDS encoding malic enzyme-like NAD(P)-binding protein, producing the protein MSDLKTAALEYHAQPRPGKLSVELSKPTATARDLALAYSPGVAEPVREIGRDPELAYKYTGKGNLVAVISDGTAILGLGDLGPLASKPVMEGKGVLFKRFAGIDVFDIEVESESPQAFIDTVRRISITFGGINLEDIKAPECFEIERTLIEQCDIPVFHDDQHGTAIVTAAGMINALEIAGKKLEEAKIVCLGAGAAAISCMKLLVSMGAKVENIFMIDRSGVIHAGRDDLNQYKAQFAHATDKRTLADALNGADVFVGLSGPNLLSPEGLKSMAANPIVFACSNPDPEIAPELAHATRSDVIMATGRSDYPNQVNNVLGFPFIFRGALDVRAKRINEEMKIAAAIALKDLAKQPVPKEVCEAYGVQALEFGREYIIPKPLDARLITVVSDAVAKAAIESGVATLPYPKHYPLKSVDDVFNG; encoded by the coding sequence ATGTCAGACCTGAAAACCGCCGCTCTCGAATACCACGCCCAGCCCCGTCCGGGGAAGCTGAGCGTCGAGCTCTCCAAGCCCACCGCCACCGCCCGTGACCTCGCCCTGGCCTACAGCCCTGGCGTCGCCGAGCCTGTGCGCGAGATCGGCCGTGATCCGGAGCTGGCCTACAAGTACACCGGCAAGGGCAACCTGGTTGCGGTGATCTCCGATGGCACCGCCATCCTCGGTCTGGGCGACCTCGGCCCGCTGGCCTCCAAGCCGGTAATGGAAGGCAAGGGTGTTCTGTTTAAGCGTTTCGCCGGTATCGACGTGTTCGATATCGAAGTCGAGTCGGAGAGCCCGCAGGCCTTCATCGACACCGTTCGCCGCATCTCCATCACCTTCGGCGGCATCAACCTGGAAGACATCAAGGCACCTGAGTGCTTCGAGATCGAGCGCACCCTGATCGAACAGTGCGACATTCCCGTCTTCCACGATGACCAGCACGGTACCGCCATCGTTACCGCCGCCGGAATGATCAACGCCCTGGAAATCGCCGGCAAGAAGCTCGAGGAGGCGAAGATCGTCTGCCTGGGCGCCGGTGCCGCCGCCATCTCCTGCATGAAGCTGCTGGTAAGCATGGGCGCCAAGGTCGAGAACATCTTCATGATCGACCGCAGCGGCGTGATCCACGCCGGCCGCGACGACCTGAACCAGTACAAGGCCCAGTTCGCCCACGCCACCGACAAGCGCACCCTGGCTGATGCACTGAACGGCGCCGATGTGTTCGTCGGCCTGTCCGGTCCGAACCTGCTGAGCCCGGAAGGCCTGAAGTCGATGGCCGCCAACCCGATCGTGTTCGCCTGCTCGAACCCGGATCCGGAAATCGCTCCGGAGCTGGCTCACGCCACCCGCAGCGACGTGATCATGGCCACCGGTCGTTCCGACTACCCGAACCAGGTCAACAACGTACTGGGCTTCCCATTCATCTTCCGCGGTGCCCTGGACGTTCGCGCCAAGCGCATCAACGAAGAAATGAAGATCGCCGCCGCCATCGCCCTGAAGGACCTGGCCAAGCAGCCAGTGCCGAAGGAAGTCTGCGAAGCCTACGGCGTACAGGCCCTGGAATTCGGCCGCGAATACATCATTCCGAAGCCGCTGGATGCCCGTCTGATCACCGTGGTTTCCGATGCCGTGGCCAAGGCCGCCATCGAATCCGGCGTGGCCACCCTGCCGTATCCGAAGCACTACCCGCTGAAAAGCGTGGATGACGTGTTCAACGGCTGA
- a CDS encoding thermonuclease family protein — protein MRMANLSRFALLQKKAPLAGAFFVGAIWHFPALAFCPLPEQPQQVTVRQVVDGDTLRLDDGRNVRLIGINAPEIGRKGRTSEPYAEAAKRRLQALVEASNGRVGLVPGVEPKDKYGRTLAHIYSRTGDNLEAQLLSEGLGYRVAIAPNVALSGCQQQAEQQARNAGAGLWRQSPVVRAREVRQSGFAVIGGKIKGIERNRGGIWLELDDAVVLQVPARLQQRFPASFFANLKGRQVEARGWVLDRSRKGGLKPGQRRWLLPLTDPSMLAAVPG, from the coding sequence ATGCGCATGGCGAATCTCTCGAGGTTCGCGTTGCTGCAAAAGAAGGCGCCCCTTGCGGGCGCCTTTTTTGTGGGCGCGATCTGGCATTTTCCGGCCCTGGCCTTCTGTCCGTTGCCCGAGCAGCCGCAGCAGGTGACGGTGCGCCAGGTAGTCGACGGCGACACCTTGCGCCTGGATGATGGCCGCAACGTGCGGCTGATCGGCATCAATGCGCCCGAGATCGGCCGCAAGGGCCGCACCAGCGAGCCCTACGCCGAGGCTGCGAAACGGCGCCTGCAGGCGCTGGTCGAGGCCAGCAATGGTCGCGTCGGCCTGGTCCCGGGCGTGGAACCCAAGGACAAGTACGGTCGAACCCTGGCGCACATCTATAGCCGTACTGGCGACAATCTCGAAGCACAATTGCTCAGCGAGGGCCTCGGCTACCGGGTCGCCATTGCCCCCAACGTGGCCTTGTCGGGCTGCCAGCAACAAGCCGAGCAGCAGGCGCGCAACGCCGGAGCCGGGCTGTGGCGCCAGTCGCCGGTAGTGCGTGCGAGGGAAGTCAGGCAGTCCGGTTTTGCCGTGATCGGCGGCAAGATCAAGGGTATCGAGCGCAACCGTGGCGGTATCTGGCTGGAGCTCGACGATGCCGTGGTGCTGCAGGTCCCCGCTCGTCTGCAGCAGCGCTTCCCCGCCAGCTTCTTCGCTAACCTCAAGGGACGCCAGGTCGAGGCGCGTGGCTGGGTGTTGGACCGATCCCGCAAGGGAGGGCTCAAGCCCGGGCAGCGACGCTGGCTGTTGCCATTGACCGATCCGAGCATGTTGGCGGCTGTTCCAGGGTAA
- the rpmE gene encoding 50S ribosomal protein L31: protein MKADIHPNYEVVAVTCSCGNKFETRSTLGSVLAIDVCNLCHPFYTGKQKVLDTGGRVQKFADRFGMFGTKK, encoded by the coding sequence ATGAAAGCAGATATTCATCCGAACTACGAAGTAGTTGCAGTCACCTGCAGCTGCGGCAACAAGTTTGAAACCCGTTCGACCCTGGGCAGCGTCCTGGCGATCGACGTTTGCAACCTGTGCCACCCGTTCTACACCGGTAAGCAGAAAGTCCTGGACACCGGTGGTCGCGTACAGAAGTTCGCCGATCGCTTCGGTATGTTCGGTACCAAGAAGTAA